A genome region from Gemmatimonadota bacterium includes the following:
- a CDS encoding single-stranded DNA-binding protein yields MARSLNKAQLIGNVGNDPEIRMTPGGAKIAKMSVATNRTFQDRSGQQQERTDWHRVTFFGKLADIVEQWVHKGDRIYVEGRIEYSQTQDDQGGTRYWTDIVASDMVMLGSGGPGGGGDGGGGGRSSGGYGGGGSSYDRSGGGSPPPLSEPDDDLPF; encoded by the coding sequence ATGGCTCGGTCCCTGAACAAAGCGCAATTGATCGGCAACGTCGGCAACGATCCCGAGATCCGGATGACGCCCGGGGGCGCCAAGATCGCCAAGATGTCGGTGGCCACGAACCGCACCTTCCAGGACCGCTCCGGCCAGCAGCAGGAGCGCACGGACTGGCACCGCGTCACCTTCTTCGGGAAGCTCGCCGACATCGTCGAGCAGTGGGTGCACAAGGGAGACCGCATCTACGTCGAAGGCCGCATCGAGTACTCGCAGACCCAGGACGACCAGGGTGGGACCCGCTACTGGACCGACATCGTGGCGTCCGACATGGTCATGCTCGGGTCGGGCGGGCCCGGCGGCGGTGGGGACGGCGGGGGCGGCGGCCGCTCGTCGGGCGGCTACGGCGGCGGGGGTTCGTCCTACGACCGCTCCGGCGGGGGCAGCCCGCCTCCGTTGAGCGAGCCGGACGACGACCTCCCGTTCTGA